Genomic DNA from Trichoderma asperellum chromosome 5, complete sequence:
TCCATGGCGATGCTTCCATCCCATGGTACGATCTTCCGGCAGGGACCTGGCTACCTCACATCACACCAAACTCCTCTAGACCCATGATCCCCGATCAAATTCGCCCCATTCAACTCGCGGCAGGGCCTGCGGAAAAGCGAGTCGTGGATGCCGTCAAGATGCTGCTGAAAGATGCAGATTACATCTACGCTAAAGAGGGCGAGCCGAGCGACGATTTGCAGACGGGATTCAGTGAACTTGGCGAACGCATTATCCTGGACGAAATCACGGGCAAAGTAATAGGAGGGGAGAGTTACTACGGCTGGTCTCGCCAATTCTGCGAGCGcatgagagagaggcagaagTCATCCGCAAAGACATCTGGAGAACGCTCACAGTCCGCATCGAGACCACGGCCGAGATCAAGATCGAGCAGTTTCTCCCGAGATCGATCCCGAAGTTCATCTCCACCTTCGTTCAAGCGACCTCGACTTTCAGCGCGCGACAGGAGTCGGAGTCGCAGCCGTAGTCGCAGCtacagccgcagccgcagcagtcGGAGTCGTAGCCGCAGCCGTCGTCGAGATGACAGCCGTAGCCGCGGCCGCCACAGCCGGAGTCGAAGCCGAAGCCGTGGAAGATACGACAGCAACGACGGATCCGATTCAAGGTATCGCTCGATATCACGTCAGTACGATGACCGctctcctcagcctcagccaccGCCTAATATGCCGCTTATGCCCTTTCCTCCGCCCCCCAACGCCATGGGGTTTTCGTTTCCGCCTCCCCCTCTGCCGGGATTTCCTCCGCCCCCGATCCCTCCTGAAATGATTGCTCACTTTATGAGTATGAACCAGTTCCCCGGCGGGCCTataccaccaccgccaccacctcccCCGCAACAACCTCAGTCGTCTCCGCATAACAACCAATTCGGACGCGGCAATGGTGGTTATAGGGGTCGTGGAAGAGGCGGATATGGCCGTGGTGGCTACAGAGGACAATACTAAGTAATATTCATGTCTGTTGGGGGTGTTGGTTTGCGATGCAGGGCGTTCCGGGACCTAGTAATAGAGTTGCCTTTTGAACTATGTAATGACTTGTAGCATAAGCTGGTTGAATTACGGGATGATAGTGGCTATCAGGCCATAGAGTATTAGAACCGGCTTTTGTATCATCTAAATCTAATGGGAACTAACCTAACTGGTAGTGGTTCGCCATACCGCCTTTCATGCTACATGTGAGAACAATATACCATTTCTTGtacaaacaaaagaagaagaaaaagccttAAGAAATAAGAATTCAACTATAAAAGAGATAAAAAGGCAAGTAGTCTATCCGAGTCAAGTACAATCAAGTACACACGCGCACAAGAAATAAAACACGTATgtttccttctccctctcccacaACAGCCACCCAGCCAACCAAATCCATCACGTCGAAAAGAAagcaacaaaagaaaaaataagcaAAGTCCCAAagccccccctctctctctccgcccttttcctttccttccagGATATGGAAAGAAACAAATGCAGCCGCTATTCGCTAGCATATGCTCCCTcatccctttttttctctcctccatccTCATCCCCCCTTATCGACATACTTGGCATTTTCTATAGCCCCAacgcaactttttttttgtgtgtgtacCTCACCTCTGCtctgtttcctttttttttttttttttttttttttttttcaaagaaagaaatgtaATGTTGTaagatttcttctcttttttttcccattgTTTTGGCATCTCCCTCTtgtgaagaagggagaaaaaaaaaagagtagtAAAACAAATAATTATTGTATCGACCCCCTGTCGTACACGAATGCTGCTCAATATCGGTGTTTTTTGCAAAAGCCTGCAAGTGAATGCAAGTGACcatgagaaaaagagaaaaaaggggaagaaaaaaaagagaagaatcaTCAGCATTACTTTAGAGGTTACAGCTCCCTTTTGTATAGCATTAAGCAGTTTCCCTTAGTAACCAGCTTTGACGTTGATCCGCCATCCAAAGTTGCCTCCATGTATGCGAAGCAGTTTGATATCCCCAGCACCACAATATTAGTACTTCTAATGGCCCTTATAATAGAGAGGCTTATTTGTCGAGGCAAATTTTCACTAAGAATGGAGAAAGAGGCGAGAATAGAAGATCCTGGATAGGCTGAATCAAGAAAGACGAAACAAAGGCTAAACCGCGGTAATAAAAGGACCTGTTTATCACACAACGAGGTTATCTGCTTCGATTGGAACTCACAGAACCCTGTCGCTCATGAGTATTCTGTTGTCGTCCAGTAGCATCTTGAAGCTTTAGCGAATCGAGACGCTTCTGGTTGTCCTCTGCAGGATCAACTTCATCAACCCGGGGGAGGCTTCCTCCGCGAGCCCTGCCAGGGTCTTCAACGGTGGCCAGCCCCAGTGATGCCCTTCGCTCGTCAGCTTGCTGGGATAAAGCAGCCCACTTTCGCTCTCGTAGCGCTTCTCGGGCCGCGGCGCTGTTCTGCTGCTCTGTGTATTCATGGGAGCAATCGTCAAAGAGCTGAGGATTGATCTCCATGAACAATTTCATGGCGTTGTAAACCATGCCGTGGATTGTCCTTCTGTATGTTAGTCTATGTGACGCAATCTTAGTTTAGTAGGGCTTTGTGGTAAACGTACCTATTCCAGTGACCCTTTGAATTTTCGTAGAGAGGAGCAAACATGATGGGGAGGATAATTTCCACATTGTCGCTTACGAGATTGCAGAAGTATTCGTTGTTCCAGAAGTACAATGCACGCTCGGCGACCTGGAAATGGGGGCTGGCCACAGATTTGGCAAGCTGGTGGAACAAAGGCTCCTGGACCTTGGCGAATTCGGCAGGGTCCATGACCTCAAAAATATCTTCAACCTCATTCAAGAACATGACCTCTTTTGTACTGTTAACCTTTGGCCAGTATCGCAACAGCCCGAGGACCACCTATCAAGTTTATCGTTAGTATTTTGATCTAAGACTTTACAACTTGAGGGAGtaagtgtgtgtgtgtgtgtcctTACATCTTCTGTGAGGGATGCATCCTTTTCCAGGAACTGGACAATACAATAAGCGAGCTGAGGGTGGTACATGCTCAGGCTCTTGGGCTTGTGAAGCGGAAGCAAGACTCGAGTCAAGAAGATCTTGTGCTCCTCCTTCAGAGGCAGGGCAAAACCGTTGATGATGGAACCTAGAATTTCTAGGAGCTCCGCAATGCCGTTGAATCTCTCCGTCTCATACGTGAATTGGAAGAAGACGTTGTTGATGGATCGTCGGATGAATGATCGTAGGTTGAGGAACTTGCCGTAGATACGGTGGAGAGTCGTCTTCAAGAAGTCGCGTTCACGGGGGTCCTCAGAGTCAAAGAGATCTAGCAGCTGGAGCACGAAGCTATGGTCAATGTATGCCTTGGCAATGTTGGTGTTGAAGTCCTGGCTTTCAATAAAACGCAGGAAAAACTCGTAGACGACCTGGATGTGCGGCCAAGCGACCTCCAAGACGGGCTCATCCTCCTCCGGATCGAATGCCTCGCCTTGGGGGTTCAATGGGGGTGGGATAGGTCGAAACAGATTCTTGCTGAACATCTCGACAACTCTGGGATACATAGGCTCAGTGATGACCTGTCTGTTGTTGGCAACGTaatccagcagctcatgaAGAGCTAGTCGCTTGATTTCCTTGGCTTTCATGTCACCGCTAGCGTCGTTAAAGTCAAAGATGACATTGCACTGATCAATCTTTTGCATGAAGAGCTCCTGGCGCCTGTTAGGCGGTACCTCGTGGAAGCCTGgaagcttctccagctcgcgATGGGCGGAAATGTCGAATCGGGATGAGTGCTGTCGCTTTGGTGTCCGCAGGCCCTCTGGGATAGCATCTCGGTTATCCATACGATTGATCATCAGGGACTTCTGGCCGGCCTTTGGGGGCGCCAGTTCGTGAGGCATTGTCTCGGTGGCCCCAGGTGGAGGAATGTGCTGGGATGAAGTAGATGGATTAGCATCATAACCTTGAACTCTCCATCGTTACCTAAAGTTTAGCAATACTTACGCCTGGTGTCGGGCTGATAACGACAGTTGGGGGACCTCTGCCACCAGCATTGGCGCCGTTAGGACTGGACGCGCTGCCCATCGGTCCAAATCGATCGAGGCCCTGCTGACCAGCACCAAGGCCCGAGGGCTGGTTGGCACCATGATCACCTCCAAGAGCAGAGTTTGGGGGCAGCGGCTTGTTGCGAGGATCGTTGAGGGTCGATGTCGAGGACGACGGGGTCAGGACGGGGGACTGGTTGGAATCTCGAGACGAGGGAGACGAAGTCCCATCCTTGGAATCCTTACTCTTCTTGGAGGACTTTGCGGCATCTTTGCCTCGCGAGAGCTAATCATGATCGTCACCTGCATCAGCCGATGTGCGCGCGACGGGCGTCAGGGGGGGTGGATGGAGGCAGGGACTCACTCTCTGGCTGAATCGCTTCATCATGGCTTGTGAAGCTGTCTCTCAGTCTCGCTCAGGGAATAATTATATCGAGGAACCGGAAGCCGTCCAGCCAACTCCGTAGCCGCAGTGGGGTAGGCGAGGCAACACAGTCGGGATGCGGAGcggaggcgaggcgaggctgGGCGGGCGAAGGGGGGGCAACGCCAGTTATGCCGGAGACAGAGAACGGCGTCGTCAAGCCACAAAGGCGCGTGTCGATAGAGGCGACGGGCCGCTGGATCTCGACGTCGGTGTAGGGAGAGGCGATTTCGACTTGGACGAGGCCGAGTTGGACGCTGGACGCTGGACGCAGGAACGCGGGTCACAGGGAGCTGgtcgaggaggaagaggcaggGGGGCTCAAGGTGGTGGACACGCTTCAACCACCAGGAATCAGGATTGGGGGCGGTCCAGCTGCGCTCAGCGGGAGGAGCCAATTGTCGACTGGGCGCGCAGAGCCGGTGTCGAGAGACGATGATTGGTGCTGTGGTGGCCGTGGATGGTCGATGTCGGCCAAAAGAGAGGAAGGGAGAGGCCGACAGAGGTGCTGTAGAGATGCTGATAGAGAGTGAGAGACTGCAGAGCGTCAGTGGCGGGCTCAGATTGGATCAGAGCTAAGAGACGgacggcgcagcagcttggGAGGTTTAGCCGTCGAGGCGTTGACGCGGGGGAGTTGCTGGTCGTGGTCGAGTGCCTGAGGAGGCTCCAAGGCGCTGGACACTCGTCAGGGCCCTGCGGGTATCTGCTCAGCGATCCGGCAGCCGTAGGGGCAGTCGGTGTCATCTACCTGTAACCCGCTCACTAAACTGGCCTACCTGTATTAGCAGTGGAGCTACTTGGTCTGCATCTAGGCGAAGGGGTATGGAGAGCCGCTGGGGCGATTGAAATCAACGCCAAAAAGGAACGAGCACAACTCAGAAAACACACGATGCGGTGGCCAGCCTGCAGATCAAACAGAATTCAATGGGCAGGACACCTTTCTGAACACTGATCCAGCCCACGCCTCTCTCCCGGGGTCTGGGCATTCTGTATTGCCCAAGCTTCCAGGCCGGCGGCCAGGGCCTCGTACAGTGCCATTCTCTGCTGGCACGGTAACGCCGCTGCAGCAGAGGTCAGGGTGCACTCTGCCGCTGGCCAATCGGAAGTGCAGAGCTCCAAGCTCCAAGCACCGCCCCAGCAAGCGCGTGATGCGTAAATTACGTACCTCCTAACCCAGGGCCTCATTTTAGCGGTTGCAGCAATACGGTGCGCGATGGCCTGGCCATGCACTGTATGCCACCCCATTCCAGCTCCCGTTGTTGATTGAAACAGTTTCGTGCATCTCGAGCTTGAGCTTTTCCAGCGGCGGCTGCAGGGGTCAAGTTCAGCGCCCAGGACAAAATCTGCGGCTAAGCACTCCAGCTGCCTGATAAGCTAAGCTTCGACTACGACAGGGATGCCCATATCATCTTGCAGATAAATACGTACAGAGTAAAGGGAAATAaatagaggagaagagaaattctCTTTGCGATGGATTCAGCTCGCCAAGAGGCCGGAGAAGGTGCCGGCTCACAAGGCATCGCGAGAGAGACGGAGAATGGCGCCCCCCGATATGCCATACCGCCAAGAGAACTCACTGCTGTTGAGATCCCCGCGGTGGTTGAAAACATCGACCGAGCCGTCAGGGCATTTGGGAGGGTCCCTTCACTTAGGCATGTAAGTGTTGAACCGCAGCTCGTCTGAATATGTCTCCTCGCTCATAAACAATCCTATTGTTATAGGTTCTAGATCCTCTGAGAAACTCGGTGCCATTGTATATAAATCCAGATGAGCCCTTTTGCCCGCCAATCATGTCACATAATGCCAGGTCTCACAACATCGTACTCAAAGTCACAGTCCCCAAACGGACTGGAAGGAAGCGCAAGCGTGGAACCAATGAGCCCTGGCAGGGAGATGTGGAATTTCAAGGCATCGACCCATCAGCCCCAGCATCGGAGAATGTTCTTTCCATAGGGCGTCACGATGATCCAAGAGTTCTAAGGCGCAAATTGGAGGACAATGTCGACAAATATCACGTCGAGGCTGCGGGCTTGATCAAGCATACCCATCGCTTCAGGGGTCTGGCTGACTTTTACTGGGACATGGACAAATCATCCTTTGCGCAGAGATTTGTCGATCAAGTGCTCCCCGGAGATGGTATTTTGAATCTCCTATTCTTCTACTTGGCAACTTGGTATTGACCATCATCGCAGttgaaaagataaaagagTTCAAATTCACGCCTGGTATTGACCAAGGCTCGAATATAGACATTATCCCGCCTCCCATCTTTACGCACATGAGTTTGCCATTCAACTACTTCTACTCACAAAATCCGTATGTTCGTTTGACAGAGGACGGCGGTACCGTTAATACAACAGCGGTCAAGCAAGTTGGCCATTTCATAGGAACAGAAgatgctgctcctgctgGCCCGCAAATCCCTCCAGACATGACGGATCCACGGATGGTGGAGGTTATTGCCCAGCTTGAAGAAGCATTTGCACATCGCCCCGTGTGGACTCGTCGATCTCTATTGAATCACCTTGCTGGCAAGCTTCGAAACTGGAACGAGCTCAAAAAGTATCTAAATTATGCGGCTTATCAGTTCAAGGGTGGCCCGTGGAGAGACGGAGTTGTTCCCTATGGAATTGACCCCAGAACTGATCCTAAATATCGAATTTATCAAACCCTCATGTTCAAGCTTCCAAAGCAGAAGCGTGCTCGGAAAGACCAAACCTGGCAGTCTCTACGCAGAGCTCAGATGGGCCGAACAAAGGAGTTTGTAGAGGAGTTATCGGCCAGCCACACGTTCGACGGAGAGACGTACCACACCGATGGCAAGGTGTGGCAGGTATGCGACATTACGGACCCCTTGCTCCGCGAGCTTTTGGACAATGCAGAGGTGCGTCCTACGTGGGATGTCAGCAGCGGCTGGTATCACGGAGGCTTGTGGGCAAAGGTCAAGGCCATCATGAAGACAAAACTAGTGGCGATCCAGTTTGGCCGACAGCTCACCAAGGAGGACTTTGCACCAACGCTGCAGTGTGGGGATCAAACTCCAGTTCGGTCTACTTCGGCCACCTTTCACCTTCCATTGCCTAATTTGCATCTAACAAACGAAGAGCTCACGCAGCTTCGAGGTCGAGAACcgtccaagaagaagagtcaGGTGTATAATGTCAGGGTTCGTCCCCGTGCCAGGAGACTAGATGTCGATACGGAGGAACAGTCTGTTGTTACCTCCCACGATGCGGATGCAGAGGCAgatgtcgatgtcgatgcAGAGGCCGAAGCTGCTAGTATCCTTGGCAGAATGGATTCCCATAGTGAGGATTCCGAAGCTGGtagcgatggcgatgaggatgacgacgagaaCGAGAACGGctcagaagaggaagatgggaTGGACCACACTGCCTTTGAGAGGGAtggagacgatgaagatggctatggcgagatggaagatgcaGAGTAGATAGTAGAGATATTATACCATACCTCGGCTGAAATCGATCCAAAGCCTATCCTATCTTGCTGTACTCACACACCAGATGCCTTGTACTAATTACTCTTCCCCGAGCTTGCAAACGGGCAGCCACTCTGCATGTGCTGAAACGAAATGCCAAGTCAGGGGTTTTTCATCTGTTCTAAAGCTGCTATTCACGCGCGTGGCATTCTATTGTGCATTCTCGTTCAATAGATGTACCAAAGGTACCTCCCTCAGAGCACCGACGCCAGCATTTGCATCTCCTGACTCACCCAGCGCCTGCCGTATTTGCCGttgccttggccatgccGATGCCTTAGGCCACATCAACACGATTCCTGGGTACCATCTCCCTCGTATAAAGCACCTTTCCGTAGAGATGATCCtgattcttcctcttcctcttcttcccccaaTTCGATAACTCACTCTCCTTGTCTTGCCTCTTCCAAATCAAAGCTCTCGGACTGCTCAAGACCAACCAGTCTCAGCAAATTTGGCCTTTAGATTTCGTTCGAGGCTGATTCAACcaactactaggtatatcCTCTAACAGAATAGCGCTGCCACATCAAGCGAGTATGCAGCAACATGGATTCAAGTATTGATCCTTTCTCCAACGAACCTTTGTTCTGTAACCATTGCGATAAAGCATTCGATCAATGGGAAGATTTATTGAGGCacaagcagcagagacgaaATGATGACATGGAAGATCATATCCACTGCAAGATCTGTGCGCGTGATTTCAAGACACTTGCGGGGGAAATGCGACACATGCAAGTGGTGAGTCAACCTGAGGGCTCTAAGAGAAGACGCTCCTCTAACACTTCGGTAGGAACATCCTCTTGAACAAAACCTCGAGTGTCCCGGCTGTGGTAGTGGCCCATTTACACGCTTGAGTAATTTGATCAACCACATCGAGCGAGGCTTTTGTCCTCGTCTCGACACTACCCTTCTTGATCAACTCCGAGAGGAGAAGTTGGAATTCCCCAGACGTTTGGAGCAACTGACTCAGGAGAGAGTCAAAGGAAACTACATGAATTATATGCCATCAGCTTCCGCAAATAGCACAGTCTCACCATGGCACGTTGACAAGGAGCCCACATCTTTTGGGATGGTCAAAGAAGAATTTCCAGCTCTGGCAATTACAGACGATAGTCGCATCCAGCCCACGAAAGCCGCTGCATCCAGCAGGTTGAATCTTGGCAGCTATAAAGCTCATGATATAAAGGGCAAACAGCCATTTTCGTTTCAGCTTCCTTTTCGCCCAGCCGTGAAACGAGATGAGACAATGGAGGTTGATATCAAGCATGAGGCCCGACCTCAAATCGAACTTCCTTTACGACTACTCAGCGATAGCCAGCGCAATGCCAAGGATAGACTACAAAACTCGACTCAGATTTCCACTCGACCAGCTTTTAAATCGGGTGTGACTACTGTCGTCGCAGGTATGGATCCCGATGATCCGAATAACCCGTCTTTCAATGCGGCCAGCTGCTACTGCTCCATCACAGAGAGATTCAACTGCCCAAAACGGCTATGCGGGTAAGAATATGTCGCCTCTTATTACAAGTCTAGTCGTGTATAGCTAATGAAATTACGTAGCAAAACGTTCAAGACGGCAGGCGGCCTTGTTGGCCACCTCAAATCACCCGTTCATGGAAATAGGAAGTATAGGTGCCCAAGCTGCCTCAGGATATTCAAGACTTTGACAGGCATCACTTCTCACGCAGAGGCCAAGGGCTCCAAGTGCCATATTCAGGACACGGCTCATTATGAGACGTTTATGGACCAACTGACGGCGGGGATTGTCGATATAGAGAGAACTCGGCACCAGGGCGGAAGCATCATTTACACGACTTCGGAACAAATGAAGCAGAAGCTCCGTGGTGAAACTATCAAGGAGAAGATCAAGTATCCGATGGATGCTGAGGATGGAAAGGATACCTACTGGTAGAAGATGCTTGCATTTCCTGCTCTACCATGGAGAATATTCCTTGTTTTGAGGATACATGAATGCTGAGGGATCTTTCAGATGATAGTTGAAGGTTGTAGCGCCAGACATTGACGCCCAAACATGGCCGtcagaattaataatagtattgaGCAAGAGCATTTTAAAGAATCCGGtgaataaaagttttattttagaCCAATACGGCGttgcttgcttcttcttctttttgtcttgtcaAATATCTGGGAAAACATGTAAAACGCTGTAGGGTATTCTGTTTGTCTGTGTGCCTCAGTGCGTAGATGACAGCCACAGCGCCAGCCAGGCAGGTGTTGGCAGCCCTACAGGGTAAAGCGTCTCTCCGGCGACTCGGGACATTTCCCGAAATTCAAACTGGCCCCCTGGATGACCTAAGCATCTCAAGGTGTACGAATTGAGCATCTCCCTAGGATTACCAGTCAGATTGATTACGAGACGCAATCAATCGCACAGCCCCGTCGTCAAATGTGCGATTTGACACATCGCAGCTAATCTCCACCGCCGAGCCGAATGGTTGAGAATCCATTTCGAGGCCGACCTTTGGACCAACGAGAGACGGGGTCCGCGACGATCGATACGGGCGACTGCGATATCACGATATCCTGAGCGCACAGATACAGCACGGGGGAAAAAGGAGGAACACCCAGTGCCACagaagcgagcgagcgagcgcaAGCGGAGACGTCGGGTTGCCGGCTGTTTTAATGGAAGACGAGTCGTTAAGCGACAACCCTAGTATGGCGTTCCGTTGGGCGCGCAGAATCGAGCGGGCTTGCTGCACCACCGCCAGATACTTGCCTCTGGCATTTGTCTACAGCTTGACCTCGTGGGCATGttgggtggtggtgacgatTGGAAAGGAGACTGAGAAGAGCCGCTGGATAGGTACGTGAAGAATGAAGCATCATGATGTCTATCAGTTTGAAAaggaagggggaaaaaaagaaggaaaactgCTGACACAGAGCCTTGGcgtgggaaaaaaaacataggctcgacatcttctttcttcggCGTCGCGCTCTATCTACTACTCAACTGGTCCTACACAACAGCTGTCTTTACAGATCCCGGATCAACAGTCAACGAGGACGGCTATGGCCTTCTCCCCACAAGCAGTGGCCAGAATCGCGTAGCAACGTCCTTCACTGTTAAGAGCAATGGCGAAATTCGATTCTGCAAAAAGTGCCAGGCGCGGAAGCCGGATCGCACGCACCACTGCTCGACATGCCGCAGATGCGTTCTCAAGATGGACCACCACTGTCCCTGGCTGGCGACGTGTATCGGGCTGCGCAACTATAAGCCctttctgctcttcttgatTTACACCACCGTCTTTTCCTTTTACTGCTTTGCGGTTAGCGGTACGTGGTTTTGGGTGGAGGTGATGGACGACTCCAAGTATCTGGATACGCTGCTGCCGGTCAACTTTATCATGCTGGCCGTCATGAGTGGAATTATTGGACTCGTCGTGGGCGCATTCACAACATGGCACATCATCCTCGCGCGCAGGAACCAGACGACGATTGAATGCCTGGAGAAGACTAGATATTTGTCAACAGTGAAGAGGACTCTTCACCAGGCGCAGGGCCTCGCCAACGGAATCCCGCAAGCGAGACAGTTTGTAGACTTTCATGCGAGCGCACTGCCTGGCATCACGCACCGCGAAGAGGGCGAAGAGCGGCGTTCGACACAGGAACCCCCTCGCGTCCAGATGTCGTATGAGGAGCTGGAACGATACCAGAGCCGCAAGCGATATGAGGAATACCTTGACGAACAGGATTCGGAGAAGCTGCCCAATGCTTTTGACCTTGGCTGGAAGCGAAACCTGCTGCACCTTTTTGGGCCCAGCCCGCTCCTGTGGTTCCTCCCTATCTGCAACACGACGGGCGACGGCTGGAGCTGGGAGGCTAACCCCCGATGGGTCTCGGAGCGTGAGAGGCTGAGAAACGAACGCGaacagcagcgacagcgcGAGATCAACGCAGGCTGGGGACACGGCGAGGATATCCCATCAGCGACGGCGGATGTCACGGGCAACTACCACAGCCGCGCACCTCTTGTCGGAGCCAACGGCGGCGCGAGAAGGACGCAGAGCAAGGCGGACCGCATTCTGGGTAGAGACCCGAATCTGTACGCCGATGCGTCGCAGGATGTGCCCCTGCGAAGACTTAGTCCGCGGGGCCATGCGGCGCCACACGACGATGATTTGCTGGACACGGACGACGAGGAGCAGAGCACTATTACTGCTAGCAAGCACCAGCATACGGCGGCCAGCCGGCTCGAAGCTGAGCGGGTGGCTATGAGCGTGGTGACCAATACACGGCCGTGGGGACGCGGCGGCGCGAGCGGAATGCTACGCCAGGGCAGCCAGCAGAGCGGCGGAGGCAGCGGTCACAGCAGCCCGGTGGTGACCCCGAGCGCCGAGCTGAATGACGATGGAGTGGATTGAAGTCCCTTTCTCCTTTCCCCTCTACctggcttttttatattgaTTAAgatgttttcttcttcttctaattTTGTTCTTGTTCGATATAAACCATgccaatttttcttttaaatggCGAGTTATTTATTCGAATCTCTTTGGTTTAATTCTTAATtattttgctattttttgTACTCTGCTTACTTGTCTAATTACGGCTTTTACATCACAGCGGCAAATGGGACGAAGGGGAAGGAAGCAAGTTGGAAGATTTTGATAAAGGATCCTAATCAGTTCGTCCCAGAgacaggaaaagaaagaatgggACTATTTTAGATGGATATACACTGCTGACATGGAGATGGGAAGAATGAAAAATCGGGGAACGAGGGAAGAGGACTAAGTTTTGTTTTTGACGCCACTTTCcctatccttttttttgatgAGAACGGATGTCTGCATCGTTGCTAGAGCACCAGATATATAGCGTTGATACGAGTTTACTGATAATGTATGGGTAATATACGAAGCTAGTTTGATGTTGTTCTATTAGAGGATGGTGAGATGGGCTTCTCAccccctttttcctttctagagaagcagcaaaaacgACCTcaagggccttttttttttttttttttttttttcaccatTCACTGGCTGCTCTTACTTAGTATAGCTGCAATTGACGCTCTAGTGCCGTCTGCCATTTCAAACTGTTGCTTCAGTTATAAAAGCTCACGCTTGTTCGGCACCGTTGGCCGGACTTTGTTCATTGTCCAGTCTCACAATCACGCACCCCCCTCCCTTCTTCACGCCGTTTTCCCCCAGCTGTCTCCCTCTCTTACCAATCGACAGTACAACTATCCTCTCCAGTTTTTCGCGTGTTTCCTCATGCGCGCCGGCGGACGCTACTTCGGCGCCGACTCGCCGACACGCTGACTCTTTCCAAAAGTCTACTAAACTAAACTACAACGAGATgacctctttttctttcacacAATAAAAAGAACTCAATTTGCGGGGGAGAAAGGGCTGATAGGCAGCACTACCCAAGATACGATACAGTATACTATGTACTCGTATAGTGGGAAAAAAGGGGcggagagaagatgaaaaaaggggg
This window encodes:
- a CDS encoding uncharacterized protein (BUSCO:EOG092D2IG4); its protein translation is MDSARQEAGEGAGSQGIARETENGAPRYAIPPRELTAVEIPAVVENIDRAVRAFGRVPSLRHVLDPLRNSVPLYINPDEPFCPPIMSHNARSHNIVLKVTVPKRTGRKRKRGTNEPWQGDVEFQGIDPSAPASENVLSIGRHDDPRVLRRKLEDNVDKYHVEAAGLIKHTHRFRGLADFYWDMDKSSFAQRFVDQVLPGDVEKIKEFKFTPGIDQGSNIDIIPPPIFTHMSLPFNYFYSQNPYVRLTEDGGTVNTTAVKQVGHFIGTEDAAPAGPQIPPDMTDPRMVEVIAQLEEAFAHRPVWTRRSLLNHLAGKLRNWNELKKYLNYAAYQFKGGPWRDGVVPYGIDPRTDPKYRIYQTLMFKLPKQKRARKDQTWQSLRRAQMGRTKEFVEELSASHTFDGETYHTDGKVWQVCDITDPLLRELLDNAEVRPTWDVSSGWYHGGLWAKVKAIMKTKLVAIQFGRQLTKEDFAPTLQCGDQTPVRSTSATFHLPLPNLHLTNEELTQLRGREPSKKKSQVYNVRVRPRARRLDVDTEEQSVVTSHDADAEADVDVDAEAEAASILGRMDSHSEDSEAGSDGDEDDDENENGSEEEDGMDHTAFERDGDDEDGYGEMEDAE
- the PPP2R5D gene encoding Serine/threonine-protein phosphatase 2A 56 kDa regulatory subunit delta isoform (BUSCO:EOG092D1KRH); translation: MMKRFSQRLSRGKDAAKSSKKSKDSKDGTSSPSSRDSNQSPVLTPSSSTSTLNDPRNKPLPPNSALGGDHGANQPSGLGAGQQGLDRFGPMGSASSPNGANAGGRGPPTVVISPTPGHIPPPGATETMPHELAPPKAGQKSLMINRMDNRDAIPEGLRTPKRQHSSRFDISAHRELEKLPGFHEVPPNRRQELFMQKIDQCNVIFDFNDASGDMKAKEIKRLALHELLDYVANNRQVITEPMYPRVVEMFSKNLFRPIPPPLNPQGEAFDPEEDEPVLEVAWPHIQVVYEFFLRFIESQDFNTNIAKAYIDHSFVLQLLDLFDSEDPRERDFLKTTLHRIYGKFLNLRSFIRRSINNVFFQFTYETERFNGIAELLEILGSIINGFALPLKEEHKIFLTRVLLPLHKPKSLSMYHPQLAYCIVQFLEKDASLTEDVVLGLLRYWPKVNSTKEVMFLNEVEDIFEVMDPAEFAKVQEPLFHQLAKSVASPHFQVAERALYFWNNEYFCNLVSDNVEIILPIMFAPLYENSKGHWNRTIHGMVYNAMKLFMEINPQLFDDCSHEYTEQQNSAAAREALRERKWAALSQQADERRASLGLATVEDPGRARGGSLPRVDEVDPAEDNQKRLDSLKLQDATGRQQNTHERQGSVSSNRSR
- a CDS encoding uncharacterized protein (EggNog:ENOG41), which translates into the protein MASPELAITKATLSATLFRADPTSLNRAAVDTFFTLLDDAIIQCSRQNVQKCKAWIVENVVPSAARCTALGKFWAVLSKNLAVENDGKRRSAKRRRLHLLYVANDVLYHEIVRQANRKLGETWAGVLPAMVGNAAAFDKCPKHKTKLKGLIDLWEEKRYFTPEVVTQLRTALANGSAEITAVNLELSESSLKLAKDAPYILPSFHGDASIPWYDLPAGTWLPHITPNSSRPMIPDQIRPIQLAAGPAEKRVVDAVKMLLKDADYIYAKEGEPSDDLQTGFSELGERIILDEITGKVIGGESYYGWSRQFCERMRERQKSSAKTSGERSQSASRPRPRSRSSSFSRDRSRSSSPPSFKRPRLSARDRSRSRSRSRSYSRSRSSRSRSRSRRRDDSRSRGRHSRSRSRSRGRYDSNDGSDSRYRSISRQYDDRSPQPQPPPNMPLMPFPPPPNAMGFSFPPPPLPGFPPPPIPPEMIAHFMSMNQFPGGPIPPPPPPPPQQPQSSPHNNQFGRGNGGYRGRGRGGYGRGGYRGQY
- a CDS encoding uncharacterized protein (EggNog:ENOG41), which produces MVGNAAAFDKCPKHKTKLKGLIDLWEEKRYFTPEVVTQLRTALANGSAEITAVNLELSESSLKLAKDAPYILPSFHGDASIPWYDLPAGTWLPHITPNSSRPMIPDQIRPIQLAAGPAEKRVVDAVKMLLKDADYIYAKEGEPSDDLQTGFSELGERIILDEITGKVIGGESYYGWSRQFCERMRERQKSSAKTSGERSQSASRPRPRSRSSSFSRDRSRSSSPPSFKRPRLSARDRSRSRSRSRSYSRSRSSRSRSRSRRRDDSRSRGRHSRSRSRSRGRYDSNDGSDSRYRSISRQYDDRSPQPQPPPNMPLMPFPPPPNAMGFSFPPPPLPGFPPPPIPPEMIAHFMSMNQFPGGPIPPPPPPPPQQPQSSPHNNQFGRGNGGYRGRGRGGYGRGGYRGQY